AGGGTCTGTCGCAGCGCGGGCGCGACGTCCACGTCGAGCGCCGCCATCGGCTCGTCCAGCAGCAGCAGCCGGGGCCGCGCCGCCAGCGCGCGGGCCACCGCGACCCGCTGCGCCTGCCCGCCCGACAACGCCCCCGGCCGGCGCGCCGCCAGCTCGGCGACCCCGACCCGGTCCAGCCACCCGGCGGCCCGGACCGCCGCCTCCCGGCGCCCGGCGCCCTGCGCCCGCGGGCCGAACGCCACGTTGTCCACCACGCTCAGGTGCGGGAACAGCAGCGGCTCCTGCGCGAGCAGCGCCACCTGCCGGTCGTGCGGCGCCACCCACGCGCGGGTCCGCCCCGCCTCGACGTGCGCGAGCGTCCGTCCGTCGAGCGCGACGACGCCGTCGTCCGGCCGCAGCGTCCCCGCCACCAGGCCCAGCGCCGTCGACTTCCCCGCACCGTTCGGTCCCAGCAGCGCCAGGGTCTCGCCGTCCGCGACCTCCAGCGCGACCTCCACGCCACGGGCGGCGAGCCGCGCCTCCATCGTCAGCGTCATCGGGCACCCCCGCGCCCGTGCGCCAGCCCGATGACGGCCACCGCCACCACGACGAGGACCGACGACAGCGCCACCGCCGCGTCCGGGTCGACCTCCCGCGCCAGGTAGATCTCCAGCGGCAGCGTGCGCGTCGTGCCCTGCAGGCTCCCCGCGAACGTGATCGTCGCGCCGAACTCGCCCAGCGCCCGCGCGAACGACAGCACCGCCCCCGACACCAGGCCCGGCCCTACCAGCGGAAGCGTCACCCGGCGCAGCACCGTCGTCGGGCGCGCCCCCAGGGACGCCGCGACCACGTCGTACCGGGAACCCGCCGTGCGCAGCGCACCCTCCAGGCTCACCACCAGGAACGGCAGCGCCACGAACGTCTGCGCGATCACCACGGCCACCGTCGTGAACGCCACCTGCAGGCCCAGGACCTCCAGTGTCCCGCCCAGCAACCCGCGCCGCCCGAACGTCGACAGCAGCGCGATGCCGCCGACCACCGGCGGCAGCACCAGCGGCACCAGCACCAGCGGTCGCAGCCACCGCAGCACCCGCGACCCCGAGCGGGCCAGCACCAGCGCCATCGGCACGCCCAGCACCAGGCAGACGACCGTGCTC
This Isoptericola jiangsuensis DNA region includes the following protein-coding sequences:
- a CDS encoding ABC transporter permease is translated as MTSARPAAHGASSEVAVGLPRWAYVPAALGGLLVLLPLVAMATRVDWGDWWSLVTSESARVALGLSLRTAAASTVVCLVLGVPMALVLARSGSRVLRWLRPLVLVPLVLPPVVGGIALLSTFGRRGLLGGTLEVLGLQVAFTTVAVVIAQTFVALPFLVVSLEGALRTAGSRYDVVAASLGARPTTVLRRVTLPLVGPGLVSGAVLSFARALGEFGATITFAGSLQGTTRTLPLEIYLAREVDPDAAVALSSVLVVVAVAVIGLAHGRGGAR
- a CDS encoding sulfate/molybdate ABC transporter ATP-binding protein, which codes for MTLTMEARLAARGVEVALEVADGETLALLGPNGAGKSTALGLVAGTLRPDDGVVALDGRTLAHVEAGRTRAWVAPHDRQVALLAQEPLLFPHLSVVDNVAFGPRAQGAGRREAAVRAAGWLDRVGVAELAARRPGALSGGQAQRVAVARALAARPRLLLLDEPMAALDVDVAPALRQTLRHVLADQTAVVVTHDVLDALLLADRVAVVDDGRVVEQGPTAQVLGRPRSTFAASLAGLNLLTGLWTGDGVRTDVGAVVHGHHDPGVPVGAAAVAAFRPAAVAVFLAPVPGSPRNLLPGTVRTVEPHGDLLRVRGDLVAADVTPRAVAELGLAPGVDVWFSVKAAEVDVYPA